In Streptomyces sp. P3, one DNA window encodes the following:
- a CDS encoding Gfo/Idh/MocA family protein, whose protein sequence is MSTAVPIVLAGARGHGRWHLDNIRRLQDKGIVRLAGVCELTPLTRAEIPEGLGAPEQSADFGALLDSTGARIAVICTPIPTHADLALTAARKGVHLLLEKPPAPSYAEFRRMADGIAGAGVVCQVGFQSLGSHAVPAVRALIRDGVIGEIAGVGGAGAWARAESYYRRAPWAGRRRLNGVDVIDGALTNPLAHAVATALALAGATRAEDVAGIETELAHANAIESDDTSCVRVTTADGLRIVVAATLCAEDPDDPYVVVHGSRGRITYWYKQDRVLLQRAGHGPEEFEYGRTDLLENLVEHLADGTELLVPPAVTESFMRVVEAIRVAPDPVQLPDDAWRLLPDEDRRVVPGVDGLVAAAADTLALYSELGAPWAFTTAHPKEVSP, encoded by the coding sequence ATGAGCACCGCTGTACCGATCGTCCTGGCGGGCGCGCGCGGCCACGGCCGCTGGCACCTGGACAACATCCGCAGGCTCCAGGACAAGGGCATCGTCCGCCTCGCGGGCGTCTGCGAGCTGACCCCGCTGACCCGGGCCGAGATCCCCGAGGGCCTCGGCGCGCCCGAGCAGTCCGCGGACTTCGGGGCGCTGCTCGACTCCACCGGCGCCCGGATCGCCGTGATCTGCACCCCGATCCCGACCCACGCCGACCTCGCGCTGACCGCGGCCCGCAAGGGCGTGCACCTGCTCCTGGAGAAGCCGCCGGCGCCGTCGTACGCGGAGTTCCGCCGGATGGCCGACGGGATCGCCGGGGCCGGCGTGGTCTGCCAGGTCGGCTTCCAGTCGCTGGGCTCGCACGCCGTGCCCGCGGTCCGCGCCCTGATCCGCGACGGTGTGATCGGTGAGATCGCGGGGGTCGGCGGCGCCGGCGCCTGGGCCCGCGCCGAGTCCTACTACCGGCGCGCCCCCTGGGCGGGCAGGCGGCGGCTGAACGGTGTCGACGTCATCGACGGGGCGCTCACCAACCCCCTCGCGCACGCCGTCGCCACCGCCCTCGCACTGGCCGGAGCCACCCGAGCCGAGGACGTCGCCGGCATCGAGACCGAGCTGGCGCACGCCAACGCCATCGAGTCCGACGACACCTCCTGCGTCCGCGTCACCACGGCGGACGGCCTGCGGATCGTCGTCGCCGCGACGCTGTGCGCCGAGGACCCCGACGACCCGTACGTCGTCGTCCACGGCAGCCGCGGCCGGATCACCTACTGGTACAAACAGGACCGCGTCCTGCTCCAGCGGGCCGGCCACGGCCCCGAGGAGTTCGAGTACGGCCGCACCGACCTGCTGGAGAACCTGGTCGAGCACCTCGCCGACGGGACGGAACTGCTGGTCCCGCCCGCCGTCACCGAGTCGTTCATGCGGGTCGTCGAGGCGATCCGGGTCGCGCCCGACCCGGTGCAGCTGCCCGACGACGCCTGGCGTCTGCTGCCCGACGAGGACCGGCGGGTCGTCCCCGGCGTCGACGGCCTCGTCGCGGCCGCCGCCGACACCCTCGCCCTCTACTCCGAACTGGGCGCCCCCTGGGCGTTCACGACCGCGCATCCGAAGGAGGTGAGCCCCTGA
- a CDS encoding pectinesterase family protein: MTHFPSKRLPRPASVLAAIACLLAACCLGAAGEARAAASATGTASAPRTASAPVTTDAAPADAPRTAAPGAPADRWTDRAHGFASLAGGTTGGAGGRVVTVTDQASLARYAAAEEPYVIRVEGTVAVEPFGSDIVVTSNKTIIGVGDTGEIVHGELHLNPGTHNVIIRNLTIRDSYVEGDWDGKTTDFDAVQMDTVDHVWIDHNRFTHMGDGLLDIRKDSQYITVSYNRFSHHNKALGIGWTPNVLTQITMDHNWFTGTKQRNPSADNCAYAHLYNNYLSAQVADGDPVWTYGNWSRGRTKMVIENSYYDRVQHPYQADATAELVERGSILRRTSGRTDERGAAFDPREFYTYRLDPAAAVPALVTRFSGPQRQIGGAVTLNVPGDYPTVQAAVDAVPDGNSVGVTVAVAPGTYREKVYIPATKPNIALRGTGHDRSDTVIVHDTPAEYGGSTGSATVRIAANDVTARNITFSNDFDESAVELKGEQALAMKTTGDRIVFENTAFLGNQDTLMTDSPKLTTHSRVYVRDSYIEGDVDFVYGRATTVIERSVIRLLSRGSATNNGYMTAASTWTGNPYGFLITCSEVVSDAPEQSFHLGRPWHPGGEPAAVGQVLIRDTALPAAVKSSPWTDMSGFSWRDARFAEYRNHGPGATVTADRPQLSDADAKAYTVTAYLKGADGWAPHRRTTH, encoded by the coding sequence ATGACGCACTTCCCTAGCAAGCGCTTGCCAAGGCCGGCCTCGGTCCTGGCGGCCATCGCCTGCCTGCTGGCGGCGTGCTGCCTCGGCGCGGCCGGCGAGGCCCGGGCCGCCGCCTCGGCGACGGGGACGGCATCCGCTCCGCGGACCGCCTCCGCACCCGTGACCACTGACGCGGCGCCGGCCGACGCGCCGCGGACCGCCGCCCCGGGCGCTCCGGCGGACCGCTGGACGGACCGGGCCCACGGCTTCGCCTCCCTCGCCGGCGGCACCACCGGCGGCGCGGGCGGCCGGGTCGTCACCGTCACCGACCAGGCCTCGCTGGCCCGGTACGCCGCGGCCGAGGAGCCGTACGTCATCCGCGTCGAGGGCACGGTGGCCGTCGAGCCGTTCGGCTCCGACATCGTGGTGACCTCGAACAAGACGATCATCGGGGTCGGCGACACCGGCGAGATCGTGCACGGCGAGCTGCACCTGAACCCCGGCACGCACAACGTGATCATCCGCAACCTGACGATCCGGGACAGCTACGTCGAGGGCGACTGGGACGGCAAGACGACCGACTTCGACGCCGTCCAGATGGACACCGTCGACCACGTATGGATCGACCACAACCGCTTCACGCACATGGGCGACGGGCTGCTCGACATCCGCAAGGACAGCCAGTACATCACCGTCTCCTACAACCGGTTCAGCCACCACAACAAGGCGCTGGGCATCGGCTGGACGCCGAACGTCCTGACCCAGATCACCATGGACCACAACTGGTTCACGGGCACCAAGCAGCGCAACCCCTCGGCGGACAACTGCGCCTACGCCCACCTCTACAACAACTACCTCTCGGCGCAGGTCGCCGACGGCGACCCGGTGTGGACCTACGGGAACTGGTCGCGGGGCCGCACGAAGATGGTCATAGAGAACAGCTACTACGACCGGGTCCAGCACCCGTACCAGGCCGATGCGACGGCCGAGCTGGTCGAGCGCGGGTCGATCCTGCGGAGGACGAGCGGACGGACCGACGAGCGGGGCGCGGCCTTCGACCCGCGGGAGTTCTACACCTACCGGCTGGACCCGGCGGCAGCCGTCCCCGCGCTGGTCACCCGGTTCTCCGGGCCGCAGAGACAGATCGGCGGCGCGGTCACGCTGAACGTGCCGGGCGACTACCCGACGGTCCAGGCCGCCGTGGACGCCGTGCCCGACGGCAACTCCGTCGGCGTCACCGTCGCCGTCGCGCCGGGCACGTACCGCGAGAAGGTGTACATCCCCGCGACCAAGCCGAACATCGCGCTGCGCGGCACCGGACACGATCGTTCCGACACCGTCATCGTCCACGACACGCCCGCCGAGTACGGGGGTTCGACGGGGAGTGCCACCGTCCGGATCGCCGCGAACGACGTCACCGCCCGCAACATCACCTTCAGCAACGACTTCGACGAGTCCGCGGTCGAGCTGAAAGGCGAGCAGGCCCTCGCCATGAAGACCACCGGCGACCGGATCGTCTTCGAGAACACGGCGTTCCTCGGCAACCAGGACACGTTGATGACCGACAGCCCCAAGCTGACGACCCACAGCCGGGTGTACGTGCGGGACTCCTACATCGAAGGCGACGTCGACTTCGTCTACGGGCGGGCCACGACAGTGATCGAGCGGTCGGTGATCCGGCTGCTGAGCCGGGGGTCGGCCACCAACAACGGCTACATGACGGCCGCCTCGACCTGGACGGGCAACCCGTACGGGTTCCTGATCACCTGCTCGGAGGTGGTCAGCGACGCGCCGGAGCAGTCCTTCCACCTCGGACGGCCCTGGCATCCCGGCGGGGAGCCGGCGGCGGTGGGCCAGGTACTGATCCGCGACACCGCGTTGCCGGCGGCGGTCAAGTCGTCGCCGTGGACCGACATGAGCGGGTTCTCGTGGCGGGACGCCCGCTTCGCGGAGTACCGCAACCACGGGCCGGGGGCCACCGTCACCGCCGACCGCCCCCAGCTGAGCGACGCCGACGCGAAGGCGTACACCGTCACGGCCTACCTCAAGGGCGCGGACGGCTGGGCGCCGCACCGCCGCACCACCCACTGA
- a CDS encoding carbohydrate ABC transporter permease: MITKEAPEVVPAPVHEPAAPDRSPSRHKRAWDEAPRWQIYVPLGIYLVFTLIPFYWILLFALRPAGSTSLVPWPMTFDHFEKVWNERDFAVYFQNSLLTGVATLLLTTGVALAGGYALARFDFKIKRGFMLALLCTQFVPGALLLVPLFQIFAELKMINSLGSVIVAETVFQLPLSIILISGFIRNVPYSLEEAAWVDGCNRLTAFRIVVLPLLRPGLIAVGSFAFVHAWNHFLFALMFLSDQTKQTIPVGLNTLMSADSVDLGALAAGGIIAAVPVVIVFAFIQKWLITGFSAGAVKG; encoded by the coding sequence GTGATCACCAAGGAGGCCCCCGAGGTCGTGCCCGCCCCCGTGCACGAGCCCGCCGCACCCGACCGCAGCCCGTCCCGGCACAAGCGTGCCTGGGACGAGGCCCCTCGCTGGCAGATCTACGTCCCGCTGGGGATCTACCTGGTCTTCACCCTCATCCCCTTCTACTGGATCCTGCTCTTCGCGCTCCGCCCGGCCGGCTCCACCTCGCTGGTGCCCTGGCCGATGACCTTCGACCACTTCGAGAAGGTCTGGAACGAGCGTGACTTCGCCGTCTACTTCCAGAACAGCCTGCTCACCGGCGTGGCGACGCTGCTGCTCACCACCGGCGTGGCCCTGGCCGGCGGTTACGCCCTCGCGCGCTTCGACTTCAAGATCAAGCGCGGCTTCATGCTCGCCCTGCTGTGCACCCAGTTCGTGCCGGGCGCGCTGCTGCTCGTCCCGCTCTTCCAGATCTTCGCCGAGCTGAAGATGATCAACTCGCTGGGCAGCGTCATCGTCGCCGAGACGGTCTTCCAGCTGCCTCTGTCGATCATTCTGATCAGCGGCTTCATCCGGAACGTGCCCTACTCCCTGGAGGAGGCGGCCTGGGTCGACGGCTGCAACCGGCTCACCGCCTTCCGTATCGTCGTCCTGCCCCTGCTGCGGCCCGGGCTGATCGCCGTCGGCTCCTTCGCCTTCGTGCACGCCTGGAACCACTTCCTGTTCGCCCTGATGTTCCTCTCCGACCAGACCAAGCAGACGATCCCCGTCGGCCTCAACACCCTGATGAGCGCGGACAGCGTCGACCTGGGCGCGCTGGCCGCGGGCGGCATCATCGCCGCCGTCCCCGTGGTGATCGTCTTCGCGTTCATCCAGAAGTGGCTGATCACCGGGTTCAGCGCCGGGGCGGTGAAGGGATGA
- a CDS encoding carbohydrate ABC transporter permease, whose amino-acid sequence MAQAAAVAKRPAPPRRRRASATPRRLPYLLIAPAALLMLGFIAYPVVSVFYYSLQNYNPTKPWRNGFAGFDNFTHAFTDDPQFWDTLTFSAQWVAVEVGLQLLFGLALALIVNQTFVGRSLGRALVFSPWAVSGVLTSAIWVLLYNSQTGITRYLADMGVGEYGTSWLSDTSTVFPAAIVADLWRGVPFFAILILADLQSVSKDLYEAAEVDGASRIKQFWHITLPHLKDAIVLSTLLRAVWEFNNVDLLYTLTGGGPAGETTTLPLYIANTSVDAHNFGYASALTTVAFVILLFCSMVYLRLSKFGGGDK is encoded by the coding sequence ATGGCCCAAGCCGCAGCCGTGGCGAAACGGCCCGCGCCGCCCCGGCGGCGCCGTGCCTCCGCCACGCCCCGCAGGCTGCCGTACCTGCTGATCGCGCCGGCGGCCCTGCTGATGCTGGGCTTCATCGCCTACCCGGTCGTCAGCGTCTTCTACTACAGCCTGCAGAACTACAACCCCACCAAGCCGTGGCGCAACGGCTTCGCGGGCTTCGACAACTTCACCCACGCCTTCACCGACGACCCGCAGTTCTGGGACACACTGACCTTCAGCGCCCAGTGGGTCGCCGTCGAGGTCGGGCTGCAGTTGCTGTTCGGTCTGGCGCTTGCGCTGATCGTCAACCAGACCTTCGTGGGCCGCTCGCTCGGCCGCGCGCTGGTCTTCTCCCCGTGGGCCGTCTCCGGCGTGCTGACCTCCGCGATCTGGGTGCTCCTCTACAACTCCCAGACGGGCATCACCCGTTACCTGGCGGACATGGGCGTCGGCGAGTACGGCACCAGCTGGCTGTCGGACACCTCCACCGTCTTCCCGGCGGCGATCGTCGCCGACCTGTGGCGCGGCGTCCCCTTCTTCGCGATCCTCATCCTCGCCGACCTGCAGTCCGTGTCGAAGGACCTGTACGAGGCCGCCGAGGTCGACGGCGCAAGCCGGATCAAGCAGTTCTGGCACATCACCCTGCCCCACCTGAAGGACGCCATCGTCCTGTCCACGCTGCTGCGCGCGGTGTGGGAGTTCAACAACGTCGACCTGCTCTACACGCTCACCGGCGGCGGCCCGGCGGGGGAGACCACCACCCTCCCGCTCTACATCGCCAACACCAGCGTCGATGCCCACAACTTCGGCTACGCGTCCGCCCTGACCACGGTCGCGTTCGTGATCCTGCTCTTCTGCTCGATGGTCTATCTGCGGCTCAGCAAGTTCGGAGGAGGCGACAAGTGA
- a CDS encoding glycoside hydrolase 43 family protein has translation MTGERHGTYTNPVLNADWSDPDVVRVGDDFYLTASSFGRAPGLPLLHSRDLVNWTLVGHALERLEPAGDFRTPRHDCGVWAPSLRHHDDRFWIFWGDPDQGVFQVNAPAIRGPWTRPHLVEAGKGLIDPCPLWDEESGEAYLVHAWAKSRAGVKNRLTGHRMHPDGTSLLDEGKVIVDGDGIPGWFTLEGPKLYRHDGWFWILAPAGGVETGWQGAFRAREFFGPYEERIVLEQKDTEVNGPHQGGWVRTSSGEDWFLHFQQRGAYGRVVHLQPMRWDGAGGWPVIGDEGAPVLTHRRPALPAQPPAAPAVDDDFPGGRPGRQWSWTANPQDGWAIRHSADGLRLTCVRTPHAQDPRTLPNVLTQRLPGVPSVVEVELELHSEEPGARAGLTVLGDAFGWIGLQRDADGAVRLVHRFAEPVAERERDAARPRLAPDGRARLRIEIGAGARCRFAYDVGDGPCPSGPVFAATPWRWVGALLGLFAVAPPGTGHAGAATFSEFRIRPL, from the coding sequence GTGACGGGGGAGCGGCACGGCACGTACACGAACCCGGTCCTGAACGCCGACTGGTCCGACCCGGACGTCGTGCGCGTCGGCGACGACTTCTACCTCACCGCCTCCAGCTTCGGCCGGGCCCCCGGACTGCCGCTGCTGCACTCGCGCGACCTGGTGAACTGGACGCTGGTCGGACACGCGCTGGAACGCCTGGAGCCGGCGGGCGACTTCAGGACGCCTCGGCACGACTGCGGGGTGTGGGCGCCCTCGTTACGGCATCACGACGACCGTTTCTGGATCTTCTGGGGCGACCCCGACCAGGGCGTTTTCCAGGTCAACGCGCCCGCGATCCGGGGGCCCTGGACCCGTCCGCACCTGGTCGAGGCGGGCAAGGGCCTGATCGACCCGTGCCCCCTGTGGGACGAGGAGAGCGGCGAGGCCTATCTGGTGCACGCCTGGGCGAAGTCCCGCGCGGGCGTCAAGAACCGGCTCACCGGCCACCGTATGCACCCCGACGGGACGTCCCTCCTCGACGAGGGCAAGGTGATCGTCGACGGGGACGGCATCCCCGGCTGGTTCACCCTCGAAGGCCCCAAGCTCTACCGTCACGACGGCTGGTTCTGGATCCTCGCCCCGGCCGGAGGGGTGGAGACGGGCTGGCAGGGCGCTTTCCGGGCACGGGAGTTCTTCGGCCCGTACGAGGAACGGATCGTCCTGGAGCAGAAGGACACCGAGGTCAACGGTCCGCACCAGGGCGGCTGGGTGCGCACCTCGTCCGGCGAGGACTGGTTCCTGCACTTCCAGCAGCGCGGTGCGTACGGCCGGGTCGTCCACCTCCAGCCGATGCGCTGGGACGGTGCGGGAGGCTGGCCGGTGATCGGCGACGAGGGCGCGCCCGTCCTGACGCACCGGCGGCCCGCCCTGCCCGCGCAGCCGCCCGCCGCGCCCGCCGTCGACGACGACTTCCCCGGCGGGCGCCCGGGCCGCCAGTGGTCGTGGACGGCCAACCCCCAGGACGGCTGGGCCATCCGGCACTCGGCCGACGGACTGCGTCTGACCTGCGTCCGGACACCGCACGCGCAGGATCCGCGCACCCTGCCCAACGTCCTCACCCAGCGGCTTCCCGGCGTCCCGTCCGTCGTCGAGGTGGAGCTGGAACTGCACAGCGAGGAACCGGGAGCGCGCGCCGGACTCACGGTCCTCGGCGACGCGTTCGGCTGGATCGGCCTCCAGCGGGACGCCGACGGCGCGGTCCGGCTCGTCCACCGGTTCGCCGAGCCGGTCGCCGAGAGGGAGCGGGACGCGGCCCGTCCACGGCTCGCCCCCGACGGGCGGGCACGGCTGCGCATCGAGATCGGCGCGGGCGCGCGCTGCCGTTTCGCCTACGACGTCGGCGACGGCCCGTGCCCGTCCGGCCCCGTCTTCGCCGCCACCCCCTGGCGCTGGGTCGGAGCCCTGCTCGGCCTCTTCGCCGTCGCGCCGCCCGGTACCGGGCACGCCGGCGCGGCCACGTTCAGCGAGTTCCGCATCCGACCGCTCTGA
- a CDS encoding PmoA family protein, with translation MTAQAPDSPVVLRVAGRPVGRYVTRPELAARLSPRPYLHPVTTLAGATVTELSPADHLHHLGVGVAVPDVEGHNFWGGRTYVRDRGPTELDDHGAQRHGSFQLRDPDGFVEELRWVASDGELLRERRTVAATELTSSAWALDFTFSLTNVTGAPLSIGSPATNGRPGAAYGGFFWRARKEDRAPDVFTADREGEAAVHGSRADWLALAGAGWTLVFAGATDATRRDPWFVRTAEYPGVGSSLAFAERLPVPPGETVVRRIVTVVADGRPDRDEAAALVRKAVSQ, from the coding sequence ATGACCGCACAGGCCCCCGACTCACCGGTCGTCCTGCGTGTCGCCGGCCGTCCGGTCGGCCGCTACGTCACGCGGCCCGAGCTGGCCGCCCGGCTCTCCCCGCGCCCCTATCTGCACCCCGTCACCACCCTGGCCGGCGCCACGGTCACCGAGCTCAGCCCCGCCGACCACCTTCACCACCTCGGCGTCGGTGTCGCCGTACCCGACGTCGAGGGGCACAACTTCTGGGGCGGCCGCACCTACGTCCGCGACCGGGGCCCGACCGAACTGGACGACCACGGCGCGCAGCGGCACGGGTCCTTCCAGCTGCGCGACCCCGACGGCTTCGTGGAGGAGCTGCGCTGGGTGGCGTCGGACGGGGAGCTGCTGCGCGAGCGCCGGACGGTGGCGGCGACCGAACTGACCTCCTCCGCCTGGGCGCTGGACTTCACCTTCTCCCTCACCAACGTCACGGGCGCCCCGCTGTCCATCGGCAGCCCGGCGACGAACGGGCGTCCCGGCGCGGCCTACGGCGGCTTCTTCTGGCGGGCCCGCAAGGAGGACCGGGCCCCCGACGTCTTCACCGCGGACAGGGAGGGCGAGGCGGCCGTGCACGGCTCACGTGCCGACTGGCTCGCGCTGGCCGGCGCGGGCTGGACGCTCGTCTTCGCGGGCGCCACCGACGCCACCCGCCGTGACCCCTGGTTCGTCCGCACCGCGGAGTACCCGGGGGTCGGCTCCTCGCTGGCGTTCGCCGAGCGGCTGCCCGTCCCGCCCGGGGAGACGGTCGTACGCCGGATCGTCACCGTCGTCGCCGACGGCCGCCCGGACCGGGACGAGGCGGCGGCTCTGGTCCGGAAGGCGGTCAGCCAGTGA